DNA sequence from the Gopherus evgoodei ecotype Sinaloan lineage chromosome 3, rGopEvg1_v1.p, whole genome shotgun sequence genome:
TAGAAAGTTGACTGGGTACCTTACCGAAACATATATATGTCCCCTGCCCCAAAAACCTTACAATTGAATGCCCCAATCATATAAGTGGATCTGTGTTGGTGGACCCCTGTGTCCACGCAGAGCcctatttaaatcagtgggacttcctgcaggcacaAGACTTCTGTGCAGAGCCAATCATAGGATCAGGTACTAAGTTCAAATATGATACAAGTGGGAATCCTAGATAGCTGAAAGGGAGATTGGTAGAAGAAAGACAAAGGTATGATAACATTGTTATTTAGCCATAAGTAATAATCACTATTAAGAAAAAATagatgtaaaatatatattaaatgtaGGAGGTAGAGTGCTTTGTTAACCCAGTCTCTAATAAGTAGCATGTGACAGAATTACATcaatgagaaaggaaaaaaaaaccagatgGTTCTAAACTTTTTAGATATGACTTTCTGGAACCATCCTAAATTGTGCCTGGCATTACTGGTAGTAATGGTAATTACTGTGATAGAAGTGAAACTGCTTTGTAATAATTTATGAACATTGTATATTGACCAGATTATAGGGATGTTTACTGTATGAATACATTGGTTTAATTTAATGGGGGGTTATcaggaaaaacaagcaggaaggaaaaCAGTGGCTCAGGATAAGCCACTTCTCAGCAAACACTTGAGGGTGGATGGGAGACTGGAAAAGAGTGGATGAGAACTGGAAAAGGCCTGGAAACcagaggaacaaaaacaaaacaaaacctgtggCAGGGTAGATCCTGTCAAAGAAGGGGTATATGTTGGGGAGTTGTTTGGGGTAACTATACAGATACACAGAACCATCAGGGGTGTCTGGAGAAACTAGGCTcacgcatccgacgaagtgggtattcacccatgaaagctcatgttccaatacgtcagttagtctataaggtgtcacaggactctttgctgcttttacagatccagactaacacagctacccctctgattctagaCTTGCCTAGGTCACCAGTACTAGATGGTAGGACTTTAGATAAAATAGAAGTGTGTAGACTGTcctaaaatcctttttctctaagTGCTTTGTTCCCACTATTAAACAATACTCTGGTTTTAAGACGGCTGTCTGGCCTCAGAATCCTGAACAGAACTACAGGTTCCAAACCCAACTGGAACTGCTTGGTAAACATAATTGACTGCAGTGTACTGTAGCTCAAAGTCTGGTCCAAGAGTGGAATTCTACCTCAGGAGAAGTAAGACACAAGACCTGACACTGGAGGAGGTGCACTCTGTGAGACCGGAAAAGGGACAGAGATACAGTTACGCTGTATTCATGAAAAACCTATTCACCTAATTGTAGATTGCTTAAAAATGTAATGATGTAGTATACTTCTGGTTTCAAGCAAATTCAAttacattttgatttattttttctttagtgtGATTAGAAATCATACTGTTTATGTAAATTACATGTTTAAAATTATACAAGACTTTAGTCACAGAACTACAATGCAACCCTGCTTTTTCAACAGCTGCTGCTGATGGGCCAGATTCCGATCTCAGTTGCAGcagtgcaaatctggagtaatcccactgaactaAAAAACTAATTgggatttacacaggtgtaaatgaaatcagaatatgGCCATTTTTTGTACTCATGCTAAATGCAGAACTTAAAATCTCCATGGAGATGGTGGTGGCTTTGTTTTCAGACATGGCACTAGGTTTAAGCCATTTTAACACTGAAAAGAAGAAACTGAATATAGAGTTACTATTAGCAAGCAAAACAATGTTGAGTCACAGTTAAGGTTACTGCAGGACACATCCCATCCCACCCAAAACCTTAAATGTATGGAAATAAGAAATTAGGGGGGAAAATTTGTGCCTTCTCTTCCACTTTTATATTAACACACTCCAGTGCTCCATAATGCTTTGACTTCCATCTCCAACAGATACCCAAAAACAATACATCCCCCAACTTCATCAGATTTACACTGTAAGGCAAAACCTTAACAGTTATTTCATATGCTCAGCGCTTTTATATCAAGAGATCAGCACATCTGCCTGTCGCATTCCATCCATCCGGGAAATTTATTTGCCTTAATTTTGCCAAGGTTGCTGTTGCTGGTGTTgatacgtgggcagagttggcatcgaggtttgttgcatagattggttcctgagttagagttgttATGGTGTGATGTGTGGtgactggtgagaatatgcttaaggttggtgggttTTCACaatatattctcaccagcaaccacacaccacaccataacaattctaactctaactcaggaaccaatccatgcaacaaacctcaatgccaactctgcccacatatcaacaccagcaacaccatcacaggaccaaaccagatcagctacaagatcactggttcattcacctgcacgtccaccaatgctatgtatattggccaaactggacagtcactatgtaaaaggataaatggacacaagtcagatatcaggaatggcaatatacaaaaacctgtaggagaacacttcaaccttcctggacacacaatagcagatgtaaaggtagccatcttacagcaaaaaaacttcaggaccagactccaaagagaaactgctgagcttcagttcatttgcaaatttgacaccatctgatcaggattaaacaaagactgtgaatggcttgccaactacaaaagcagtttctcctcccttggtgttcacacctcagctgatAGCAGAGAACCTcaccctccctgactgaactaacctccttatctctagactgattcttgcctgaatatttatacctgtctctggaaatttccattgcatgcgtctgatgaagtgggtattcacccaggaaagctcatgctctaatacatctgttagtcttaaaggtgccacaggactctctgttgctttttacagatccaggctaacacggctacccctctgatagtgagAGTCTGTCTacctaggccacgtccagactaggaattaaaattgattttagatacgcaacttcagctacgagaataatgtagctgaagtcgaatttctaaaatcgaggtactcaccagtctggacggcgctgcatcgatgtccgcggctctccgtgtcgattccggaactccgttcggattgatggagttccggaatcgatgtaagcgcgctcggggatcgatacaccgcgtccagactagacgcaatatatcgatccccgagcaatcgattttaacccgccgatgccgcgggttagtctggacgagggcctaGGCTGGAAATTGGGAGGtactctcccagctgcagtgtagacatacccaaaatggATGACCTGCATGCTCAAGGAAATTGctctttttcccctcagtcttggaATCAGATTTGTGCAGATTTGATTGTAGTACTGGTGACTTAAATTTGAGTTGTCTTAAATAAGTTGTTTTATTCttttggggaggggagctgtgtaCATTTTCCTTGAGAAAACTGATGTACTTCTGAATTAGCATACAGGCATCCAGATAAAATGATAATGAGATTTTTAGAAATACTGTTATGTTATTATTTTGGTACATGTATTTATAAGGCCTGTAGTCAAGGGGAAGGCTTGCATTTTTGTGTGGACATTTAAagttgaattttgaccctgtgaGGATTACACACAAACTGATTGTGAGCAGCTTCCCAAAAAGTGTAAAAAATAATAAGGCAggtggaaaaatattattttaaaaagcttcactattttaagccaatttcatgaatgggggcagggggagggtctgactagggtgactagatgtcccgattttatagggacagtcctgatatttggggctttttcttatatagatgtctgttaccctccacccccatcctgatttttcatgcttgctgtctggtcactctaggtctGACTCATGGCTTTTGAACCTTTTGAGATCCCTTGGGTCAATGCATTGATCACTGTAGGGTCGAGGGCCTAGTTTTTTGACTCCTAGTCCCTACTTGCACCTCTAAACTATGCTACCTCCTTTTTCAGGCTGAAGGTTGGAAAACAGTTTATTATATGACATGACTGGTTTGCACCAGTGACAGGTCTTGCATGTGGAAATGTACAGCCACCATATGCCACTAGGCTGGCTGCTAGAGTCTTTTCAGAAGCATTATGAAATACTCATCTTTTCAGTAACCCGCATTATCTTATATATGTATAGAAAGCCACTTTTTAAGATCATACACTCGATTGCTTGCCAGAAAAACCACCCCTGATCAATGTCTAATGTGAGTTTCTCAACCTGTACACcaaacccttttcttttctttttttgaagagACATGGTTGTAAGATTGCTAGATGGGAGCTATGCCCATAATGCTAGGGGCTGAATCACCAGCCTGTAGCCTCAGCTGGTAGCACTACCCTGCCATGTGGGAGTCCCAAGTTTGGAGCAATCTTTGCTCCCCGGGCTAGCTGAAGGGTAAACACAAAAGCTTGCACTTGTTAGCTTAAGTCTGTTAAATTCCACATTAATTTTCAAACGTTGGGACTCCAcaacaaagatttttttcctaaGTACAAAAATCAAATACTTCCGCGAGCCTCCACTTGTCCATTTCACGGGACACCCCGGCTACGAGCTCTCACCTTTCAGGCTCCACCACCCCGCCTCACGCCCTGAATGGGAGGCAGCCTAGCCCGGCTGTCACGCGCGCACGCCCTTGAAAAGGCCGGGCAAGAGCGAGCCCCGCCTGCCGTGCGCTGCCTAGCGGGGCGGCCCCGAGGTCAAGCAGAGACGCACGCAGCCGCCGCCGCTGCTTGGGGTCCGGTCATGTGGGGCTGCCGCGGGCTGAGCTGCGCAGCCCGGGTTCTGCTTGGTGTCCCGCGGGCGGCCGGGGGCTGGACCAGCGGCCGCCGCCCGCTGCAGCCCGGTGAGTGGCGCCGTGCAGCCGGCTGTCCCGCTGGGAAGCGAGCCGGGCTTGGGTCGGAGAATGTGCCTAGCCCTGTTTGGAGGCGCGCCGGCAGGAGGCCGAGGCCATGGTGTGCGGCAGGGGAAGCTCTATACTTAGCGCGCAAGGCTTGGCGCACTGCTGCGCGTGAaagtggcagtgctggggggctTGCGTCTGGAAGCTGCGGTgtgatattaaaaaacaaaaaaaaatgacatgGCTGGGACTGAGCAGGCTCATGCGAAGTGAGGCTACTCCGTAGcatctgctgaagctgctgccctGCCCCTTACTCTGGTCTGGTATTACAAGTTCATAGATTTTGTTTGCACTGCAGTTGTAGTCctaggtcccaggatattagcgagccATGGTAGGTGCGGTGATACCGTGGAAGTTATGCACTGACTGATCAACCaggcacctcatttggaaccgaaAGTATGTGATCAGGCTGCAACAGAGACACAAAAGGCAAATgcagtactatgttaaatgtaaactacttaaaATTTCACAGATTATCAGGGTTGAAAGGatcctcaggagatcatctagtccaaccccctgctcaaagcaggatcaatccccaaatggccccctcaaggattgaactcacaatcctgggtttagcaggctaatgctcaaaccactgagctatccctccccaagtTTATTTTTATTAGGTAAGGAAGCTGCTTCTgtccttgtttcatttaaattaagatggtttaaaagcagcatttttcttctgcataaaatTCTAAAGCTGTACTAACTCaaggttcagttgtaaacttttgaaagaacaaccataatgtttgcTCAGAATTATGGACATTCCCTTATCTGTAATCACTAAGGAAGGTCTGAGAAATGTGTGTATATCTGTATAATCAGATACACAAGGCCTGAAGACTCTAGGACAGAGGTAGTGAATAGGCAGACCATGAGCCAAATCTAGACCAGCAGATGATTTTGAGTGGactctgaaatgtttttatttaacattattattaattattttatttattattagcatcattattgttgggtgtgtgtgtttttgttttttcctctctctttctggagtctggaccttgactataccagGTTCAAGAAACTTGGACCTTGACCAAAAAAAATTGACTACCCTGGCTCTAGGATGACTGTAAAGGTAGACAAGTGGTATCTGGAAAGTCAAGAGAATTTTAGCAATTAAAAAGGAAAGTGACTCTTAATCACTGTTAAATTTTATGTGAATACCTCTCTAATTTAAAATGACTattgcccagatttttaaaggtgtttaggtgttGCTGAACTCAGTCCAATTGagtgtcaatgggattttggctcctaagtgaTTAGCCTGCTTTTGAAATGACAGGCTcttaaatcagttaggtgttggactgctgagcacagcaatgccaAAATACTTAGACTCAGATTTTTAAGGTATCAGTCCTTTATCCAAAGTGTTAATTTCAGAAAATTTGTTCCTTCAGTTATTAACGCTCCCAGTCAATATGCATCATACCTTCAAGATGTCTTccagcaaaaacaaacacacacaaccaaaATAAGTGTCTTTTCAGGCCTTTTTCTTatcaaattgctttttaaaaaagatttgtttttattaacctgATGGTAGCAATAAAAATAACTATGTAAGCGGAATGGGTCTATGACCAGCCAGTAGGAAACCAAGGATTTAAaatacattgtaaataaaaatccattttatagTGCTGAAAAGTGTATTTTACCCTTTCCTGCTAGGACTTTTATTAAAGTGCAAATGAACCTGAGGGACAAGCACAATCCTTAACATAAATATTAGCAGAAAATACAGCCTACATTTTTGTGATTAAGGCCTGCACCTATGTTGAGAATTAAGAGGGAAACCTACTATCAAGTTGCAAAAAGAAACAATTTCATCGTCAGTATTGATCAAAGATAGGAAGCAAATCCCACTTCTTTGAGCCATCTcacaataccttttaaaatccacTTTAGAACCtcatagagcagtggtccccaagcttttcgtctggcaggcaccagatgaaggactgtggcggcagtggagcacccgccgaaatgctgccgaatttctgcggcaatGCCTCTCGCTGACATCACTTGgcgacaagcggcgtcatcgaggtGTCGCCGCCGGCCAGGAtgtgggcgcatttagatgcgggcactgcgttggggacccctgtcaTAGAGAATAAACAGACCACTCCTTCCTGACTCTTGGGAAAAGAGAGAAATGTGTATATACTTTATTTCTAATTTTGGGAGGCACTAGGATAACCATGGTGAAAGATAGTGGAATAACTCTGGCTCACCTTCACGTCTGTAAATTTGCCATTTAGTGAATTTTCAGTGGGAAATTCCCTCAGATTGGAGCATCTTAATTTTTTAGCATGATTACTGGTAACCACCTTTTCCAagattgcttttttcccccccgaCCTCTGCTTCTTGTGGGATAAcagtcctttttcttttcttagtaAATGTGATCTTTCGAAATCTTGACACTGCTGTTGATTGTAGTCTTTCGTATAAAGAACTCAAAGGCTTGCTAAAATCCCAAACAACTCTTATTGATGTTCGAGAGAAGTGGGAAATTGGACAGTTTGGAAAAATTCCTGGATCCGTCAACATACCATGTAAGTTATATGTATCACTGCATAGCAACAAGATCAGAAACCTTTAAGCCTAAACTTGCAAGCAAACTCTGGTGACTTGACAAAAACAAGTTGCAATACATATGGCAACCTCTTCTGGGAAACTAACTAGTGTAAATCTTCACCAACAAAACTCCTTCATTAATTACACATAAGAGGCTTTGCATCTATTCTTGCAGTGGGTGAGGTTGTGGAAGCTCTGCAGATGAACCCAAAAGACTTTAAAGAACGGTACAATCAAGATATGCCTGCTAAATCTGACCATCTAGTCTTTTCCTGCATGGCAGGAGTGCGAAGCAAGAAGGCATTGGATATTGCTATGTCTTTGGGCTTCAGCAGGTAAGCAATTGAGGTGCTGGCTGGGTAAGCTCTCGTATGGAGAACAGGATGAATGGGAAAAGTCACTTTCTGAAAAGTAGACTCCTTCCCTGGTGGGCTCAGATTAGAGAGGCTGCAAAGACagatcccccattattattgactGGATACATATCCCCTCAGGAAGGAATGCAAATAAAACTTCTAGAACCCATAAATGATGGCTTTTTGGAGCAACTTGTCCTGGCACCCACAAGGgaagagacaatttttttttttttttttttttttttatttcaggggtgggcaaacgttttggcccaagagccacatcggggttgcacaactgtatggagggcgacggttgtgcctccccaaacagcctggcctctgccccctaTCTGTCCCGTCCCACTTcctggcccctgactgcccccctcagaactcccccccactccttgtcccctgaccactccctcctgggacccctgccccctctccacacccctaccccaatagcccccctggaactcccatcccctatccaagggccctctgctccttgtcccctgaccaccccctcctagGACCCTGTCCCTAACTCTCCCCTGGGATTGCACCCCCTTAGCCAACCCTCCCTTTCCCCGACTGCCCTCCTGACCCCTAGCCACATCCGTGCCCCCGACAGGCCCCctcgggactcccactcccaactaTCCTTGTTCCTCATCACCTGACTGTCTTCCAGGACCCTTCACTCCCTTACCaacagcaggagcttgcagccatgacacccagccagagccagctgcactcccCACGCTACCCAGCAGGAGTGGCGGGCAAGAGCGTGccgctgtgggggaggggaaacagcaggggagggcCTGGGCACTACACTCCCCAGCTGGGCAGAACGgtcctgtgggccgtagtttCCCTACATCTGTtttatttagtcctaagtggagcacaggctCTGGTCCAGGAGGGAAATATAGCTGAACCATTTGGTAATAGCGAGCATAAGTTTAATTACATTAACATCCTTGTAGGAgggcaaataccaaagaaatgcTACTGGGGTAGGTTTAACTTCAAAAGGgggaattacacaaaaatgaggaatctagttaaacagaagttacaaggaacagtcacaagggtgaaatttaaaaacaccataatataggtgcaaactaaatgtataccccaaatcaAAAACAAACAGTAAAGGAACAAACATAAGCTAAACAGCAGTGTAAAAGGAAATTACAGGCAAAAAGTCATCTTCTGAAAATTGGAAGTCAGagcctagtgaggaaaatagaaaggagcataaactccggcacatcaagtgtaaaagtataattagacagGCCAAGAAGAAAACTGGATGATCAActtgcaaaagacacaaaaactaacactaagaaaaattaagtacatcagaagaaggATGTGCCaaaggatgatcaaggtgctaaaggatcATCCAAGGCAGAccgctgttgcagagaagctaaattaattcttgtcATCAAttttcactgcagagaatgtaATGTGATGCAGCCCCATATGCAAGGTGTCCCCTActcctccaactgccagaagaaTTTGGCAGTAGCCACTGTTAGAGaccagatattgggctagatggaccataggtctgGCCTAGTCTGGCCATTATCTTAAGGGTACAGGTGAAAACAAATACAACTTAGGTACtagttattttcattttttttttgtcttaaagATGGGCTATATGAAAATGGTACTTTGCAGATATGCTCCCAGAATCTATTCAGAGACATCTCTGGTCAATCAGTAACaagactttttttccccccactgctgTCAGCTCTGCAAAACCAGAACAGCTCTGGGAGACTGAACTGAATTCTCTTGTTGCATATCAACAAAACTGTTGGCTCACTTGGCAATTGCAGTGCCATCTGTGCAATGCTATTGTCTTCAAATAAAGCCCTCAATTATATAATCCTTTGCTAGATTGCTCAGGTATATGGTAATTAAGGGCATAACATGATTGCACAGGTGTAAGATGAAAGCAGCACTTAACTGCAGAATTCTTATTACTCAGGTTCCTCTTATCTAGCCATCAATCTGACTTTCAGGCCGCAGGCTGAGTTTGGACTGTTGGCAGTCTTTGttcttgtaaactgagcaaatatTGAAGTGGAAATAGTTCAAACCAAAATGGAATCTCTCAATTCCAATCTTGTACTCTACTCTTCTGAGAAGAACCAGACTAAACCATCTATGACCCCACAtttgttgtgtgtgtggtttttttttttcacccctcccccctgcgtggagtttcaacatttgttttcatattGCTTCATAGAGAAGGCTATTGTGTTATTTCCT
Encoded proteins:
- the TSTD3 gene encoding thiosulfate sulfurtransferase/rhodanese-like domain-containing protein 3 isoform X2, yielding MCLALFGGAPAGGRGHVNVIFRNLDTAVDCSLSYKELKGLLKSQTTLIDVREKWEIGQFGKIPGSVNIPLGEVVEALQMNPKDFKERYNQDMPAKSDHLVFSCMAGVRSKKALDIAMSLGFSRVQHYAGGLEEWAKYESPEKTQ
- the TSTD3 gene encoding thiosulfate sulfurtransferase/rhodanese-like domain-containing protein 3 isoform X1 encodes the protein MWGCRGLSCAARVLLGVPRAAGGWTSGRRPLQPVNVIFRNLDTAVDCSLSYKELKGLLKSQTTLIDVREKWEIGQFGKIPGSVNIPLGEVVEALQMNPKDFKERYNQDMPAKSDHLVFSCMAGVRSKKALDIAMSLGFSRVQHYAGGLEEWAKYESPEKTQ